One window of Quercus robur chromosome 12, dhQueRobu3.1, whole genome shotgun sequence genomic DNA carries:
- the LOC126709821 gene encoding laccase-17-like, whose translation MGVSLLSSPAFPRIFIFSFITSYLIPELALAGITRHYKFDIKLQNVTRLCHTKSIVTVNGQFPGPRIVAREGDHLLIKVVNHVQNNISIHWHGIRQLQTGWADGPAYVTQCPIQTSQSYVYNFTIVGQRGTLFWHAHISWLRATVYGPLIILPKRGVPYPFAKPYEEVPIIFGEWWNVDPEAVISQALQTGGGPNVSDAYTINGLPGPLYNCSVKDTFKLKVKPRKTYLLRLINAALNDELFFSIANHSLTVVEADAVYVKPFETNTLLIAPGQTTNVVLKTKPHYPNATFLMTARPYVTGLGTFDNSTVAGILEYESPLHSAASIRNLPLFKPSLPPLNDTSFATNFTNKLRSLANAQFPANVPQKVDRHFFFTIGLGTSPCQQNQTCQGPNGTMFAASINNVSFVQSTTALLQAHFFGQSNGVYTPDFPTTPIFPFNYMNNPPNNTMVSNGTKLVVLPFNTSVELVMQDTSILGAESHPLHLHGFNFFVVGQGFGNFDPNKDPSKFNLVDPNERNTVSVPSGGWVAIRFQADNPGVWFMHCHLEIHTSWGLKMAWVVLDGKLPNQKLLPPPADLPKC comes from the exons ATGGGTGTTTCTCTTCTTTCATCACCAGCATTTCCGAGAATCTTTATATTCTCATTCATTACATCGTATCTCATTCCTGAGCTTGCACTTGCAGGCATAACCAGGCACTACAAGTTTGAC ATCAAATTACAAAATGTAACAAGACTTTGCCACACAAAGAGTATTGTGACTGTAAATGGACAGTTTCCTGGGCCTCGCATTGTCGCTAGGGAGGGTGACCACCTTCTCATCAAAGTGGTTAATCATGTCCAAAACAATATCTCCATTCACTG GCATGGCATTCGACAGCTTCAAACAGGGTGGGCTGATGGGCCAGCATATGTAACTCAATGTCCCATACAAACTAGCCAGAGTTATGTTTACAACTTTACTATTGTTGGCCAAAGAGGCACTCTTTTCTGGCATGCCCATATATCATGGTTAAGAGCAACTGTCTATGGTCCTCTAATTATTCTTCCCAAGCGTGGGGTTCCTTACCCATTTGCCAAACCCTACGAGGAAGTTCCCATCATCTTTG gAGAGTGGTGGAATGTAGATCCTGAGGCAGTAATTAGCCAAGCCCTACAAACAGGAGGTGGCCCAAATGTCTCTGATGCTTATACTATCAATGGACTTCCAGGGCCACTCTATAACTGCTCCGTCAAAg ACACATTCAAGCTAAAAGTGAAGCCCAGGAAGACTTATCTTCTCCGCCTCATCAATGCGGCACTCAATGACGAGCTCTTTTTCAGCATTGCAAACCACAGTCTCACAGTTGTTGAAGCTGATGCAGTTTATGTTAAACCGTTTGAAACCAACACACTTCTCATAGCACCAGGACAGACCACAAATGTTGTTCTAAAGACCAAACCCCACTACCCAAATGCCACATTCCTCATGACCGCTAGACCATATGTGACTGGCCTAGGTACTTTTGACAACTCCACTGTTGCTGGTATCCTAGAATATGAATCTCCACTTCATTCAGCTGCCTCTATTCGAAACCTTCCACTCTTCaaaccctctctccctcctcTCAATGACACTTCCTTTGCAACAAACTTCACTAACAAACTTCGTAGCTTAGCAAATGCTCAATTCCCAGCAAATGTGCCTCAAAAGGTTGATAGGCATTTTTTCTTCACAATAGGCCTTGGAACAAGCCCTTGCCAACAGAACCAAACCTGTCAGGGACCCAATGGAACAATGTTCGCAGCTTCTATTAATAACGTATCTTTTGTACAATCAACCACTGCTCTCCTCCAAGCCCACTTTTTTGGGCAATCAAATGGGGTTTACACCCCTGACTTTCCAACCACTCCTATATTTCCCTTTAACTATATGAACAACCCACCAAACAACACAATGGTGAGCAATGGAACAAAGCTAGTAGTTTTGCCTTTTAACACTAGTGTGGAGCTTGTCATGCAGGACACAAGTATTCTTGGTGCTGAGAGTCACCCTCTccacttgcatggctttaatttCTTTGTTGTTGGGCAAGGTTTTGGGAATTTTGATCCCAATAAGGACCCGTCAAAGTTTAATCTTGTTGACCCTAATGAAAGAAACACTGTGAGTGTACCTTCTGGGGGTTGGGTTGCTATTCGGTTTCAAGCAGATAACCCAG GGGTATGGTTCATGCATTGCCACTTGGAGATCCACACTAGCTGGGGTTTAAAGATGGCTTGGGTGGTCTTAGATGGAAAGCTCCCAAATCAGAAGCTGCTTCCTCCACCGGCAGATCTTCCAAAATGTTGA